A single Rhopalosiphum padi isolate XX-2018 chromosome 4, ASM2088224v1, whole genome shotgun sequence DNA region contains:
- the LOC132929550 gene encoding cytochrome c oxidase assembly factor 7 homolog isoform X2 codes for MHKVNLEIACQLLGDYLETIENNPDKAAKIYKENCDERNFGRSCYKYASYIEKNNLKNLKPVLPEMIRYFKKGCEYNWSDGCFAAGMKLRYHSDSITDVDERTKSLLESLQYLEKACNNKHSEACYVASNIHFAGIEEIGLAPNMSKVLEFSIKACDQNELKGCVNASIIYNKGDGVPKDLNLAQKYKERALDIQKQIKEEKGVKFS; via the exons ATGCACAAAGTAAATTTAgaaattg CATGTCAGTTACTTGGTGATTACTTAGAAACTATAGAAAACAACCCGGATAAGGCAgccaaaatatataaagaaaattgcGATGAACGAAACTTTGGTCGCAGTTGTTATAAGTATGCTtcatacatagaaaaaaataacttgaaaaatCTCAAACCAGTACTTCCTGAG atgATAAGATATTTTAAGAAAGGCTGTGAATATAACTGGTCTGATGGATGTTTTGCCGCAGGAATGAAACTCCGTTATCATAGTGACTCAATTACTGATGTTGACGAAAGAACAAAAAGTTTACTTGAA AGTCTGCAATACTTAGAAAAAGCATGTAACAACAAGCATTCAGAAGCATGTTATGTAGCCAGTAATATTCATTTTGCTGGAATTGAGGAAATTGGATTGGCACCTAATATGTCCAAAGTCTTAGAATTTTCAATAAAAGCTTGTGATCAAAATGAATTAAAAGGTTGTGTTAATgcatcaattatatataataaaggagATGGTGTACCTAAAGATTTGAATCTTGCTCAGAAGTATAAAGAACGAGCATTagatatacaaaaacaaatcaaaGAAGAAAAAGGTGTGAAGTTtagttaa
- the LOC132929550 gene encoding cytochrome c oxidase assembly factor 7 homolog isoform X1: MSYDFKKEDDVKEYIKNLGIEYRFGCFSEKDAQTCQLLGDYLETIENNPDKAAKIYKENCDERNFGRSCYKYASYIEKNNLKNLKPVLPEMIRYFKKGCEYNWSDGCFAAGMKLRYHSDSITDVDERTKSLLESLQYLEKACNNKHSEACYVASNIHFAGIEEIGLAPNMSKVLEFSIKACDQNELKGCVNASIIYNKGDGVPKDLNLAQKYKERALDIQKQIKEEKGVKFS; encoded by the exons ATGTCTTATGATTTCAAGAAAGAAGACGATgttaaagaatatattaaaaacttaggAATTGAATATAGATTTGGTTGTTTCAGTGAAAAAGATGCACAAA CATGTCAGTTACTTGGTGATTACTTAGAAACTATAGAAAACAACCCGGATAAGGCAgccaaaatatataaagaaaattgcGATGAACGAAACTTTGGTCGCAGTTGTTATAAGTATGCTtcatacatagaaaaaaataacttgaaaaatCTCAAACCAGTACTTCCTGAG atgATAAGATATTTTAAGAAAGGCTGTGAATATAACTGGTCTGATGGATGTTTTGCCGCAGGAATGAAACTCCGTTATCATAGTGACTCAATTACTGATGTTGACGAAAGAACAAAAAGTTTACTTGAA AGTCTGCAATACTTAGAAAAAGCATGTAACAACAAGCATTCAGAAGCATGTTATGTAGCCAGTAATATTCATTTTGCTGGAATTGAGGAAATTGGATTGGCACCTAATATGTCCAAAGTCTTAGAATTTTCAATAAAAGCTTGTGATCAAAATGAATTAAAAGGTTGTGTTAATgcatcaattatatataataaaggagATGGTGTACCTAAAGATTTGAATCTTGCTCAGAAGTATAAAGAACGAGCATTagatatacaaaaacaaatcaaaGAAGAAAAAGGTGTGAAGTTtagttaa
- the LOC132929549 gene encoding transcription factor Dp-1-like: MSNTEKYMIKNPSNNSQIIRLPTRKRVYGGYRKPEVKDLIEKQQKPMRKIIRMSDLKENNTEIITVSPEFLDDSSSEIKDELMSDSSYDDLEVNCEYQDDPEVIVVCGDDLDQSSGSDLEFIEDMRHEEPSKSKFHNDVNSSDVVVRTDILNDLLEGRMTKTTKKLLDSTKISYLPMQLTPNEFRSTYTNEKSPFKVRPIKANKGLRHFSKRVCDKVKTKMVTTYKEVADELVAECVGNRDSPTFLYDQKNIRRRVYDALNVLMALDIIAKNKKDITWKGLPTGSIQNSVYLVQEKENRLNSVKRKLLALQEIIMQEVAIKRLVKRNQDVENEFGPPPHNTFVNLPFMAISANEDTSVEIEISEDQKQYEMSFNDKFSMVDDTEILKTMGFTLGLDRGEVSNEDLKILKTLVPKAFEKHIVMMATKNGEMFNDICKEFDEKMKSAEIEQSSSRPNIINRRKNKR, translated from the coding sequence ATGTCAAACACAGAAaagtatatgataaaaaacCCAAGTAATAACTCTCAAATTATTCGTTTACCAACTAGAAAACGTGTATATGGTGGCTATAGAAAACCAGAAGTGAAAGATCTTATTGAAAAACAACAGAAGCCAATgagaaaaattattagaatgagtgatttaaaagaaaacaataCTGAAATCATCACTGTTTCTCCTGAGTTCTTAGATGACAGTTCATCAGAAATAAAAGATGAACTTATGTCAGATTCAAGTTATGATGATTTGGAAGTAAATTGTGAATACCAAGATGATCCAGAGGTTATTGTTGTCTGTGGTGATGATTTAGATCAATCTAGTGGTAGCGATTTAGAATTCATAGAAGACATGAGACATGAAGAACCCAGTAAAAGTAAATTTCATAATGATGTCAATTCTTCCGATGTTGTTGTGAGAACagacattttaaatgatttattagaaGGACGTATGACCAAAACTACTAAAAAACTTCTAGATTCTACCAAGATTTCTTATTTACCCATGCAACTAACTCCAAATGAATTTCGTTCAACATACACTAACGAAAAAAGCCCATTTAAAGTTAGGCCTATAAAAGCTAACAAAGGCTTGAGACATTTCTCCAAAAGGGTGTGTGATAAAGTCAAGACTAAAATGGTTACCACATATAAAGAAGTAGCCGATGAATTAGTTGCTGAATGTGTTGGCAATAGAGATAGCCCAACTTTTTTATatgatcaaaaaaatattagacgCAGAGTATATGATGCCTTGAATGTATTGATGGCTTTAGATATAATTGCTAAGAATAAAAAAGATATAACCTGGAAAGGGTTACCAACTGGATCCATACAAAACAGTGTATATCTTGTTCAAGAAAAAGAAAACCGCCTTAATAGTGTAAAAAGAAAACTTTTAGCTCTTCAAGAGATCATTATGCAAGAAGTAGCTATTAAACGTTTAGTAAAACGTAATCAGGATGTGGAAAATGAATTTGGTCCTCCACCTCATAACACATTTGTCAATCTACCTTTTATGGCTATTAGTGCAAATGAAGATACATCTGTTGAAATAGAAATATCAGAAGACCAAAAACAATATGAAATGAGTTTCAATGATAAATTCAGTATGGTTGATGAcactgaaattttaaaaactatgggTTTTACTTTAGGATTGGATCGTGGTGAAGTGAGCAATGAAGACTTAAAGATTTTGAAAACATTAGTACCCAAAGCTTTTGAGAAACACATTGTTATGATGGCTACTAAAAATGGTGAAATGTTTAATGATATCTGTAAGGAATTTGATGAGAAAATGAAGTCTGCTGAAATTGAACAATCTTCATCAAGgcccaatattattaatagaaggAAGAATAAgagataa